TCACACATGTATCAACATTGTATCATAATAACATATTTTAATTcttcactacaccaatttttcaatcagacgacagtttttcactgtcgtctgagtaTAAGgtttgctgttgtctatctcaatgccgtctgatacatgaatcagacaataccagaaaactgtcgtctgataaaattTAGTACAACAGCAGCTACTACCcagtctgttgtctgaacaccACAAAGAACAACAGCAATTTGTACCAGAACTCTTGTGCAAAGTAATTTCAGTTGGCAGACCCTGGAAGAATGTTGACGTGTAATGAATATTTAGAGAACATTGATTTgtacaaaaactgttgtctgaatgaagctTGTAGATCAGCAATGTAATTGAATACTATTGTCTGACTTTGAACAAGACAACATGAAAACTATTAAAGCTATTGTATGTTAttgcttcagacaacagttttttctttcttttttctttatgttcgTTTGTTAGACAATGGTTTGCGATTGGTATTGAATTGTCTGAGATAGAAAAGAAGATATACACAATTGAACAACATATCCTTGATTCCAAAAACCATTTCATTCCAGTATTCGTCCCAACATTTACACAGGAATTAACCTTGTCCAAGTGCCTATATCTTTTTCATTAGCTTAAcaagctttcaagtttcatgagctttacatgataataaaaaagaatacaatTTGCTCGATCTCTCAAGATATAGTTGTAAGCAAAATCACTGCAAGCTTGAAGCCTATTCCTTTGGTGTTGTACCACTAAGATAGTTGTCAGCAAAATCACTGCAAGGAAAGAAAAGTAGATGCAATTAATAAATTGTCAAGGTATTGAGAGCATCATGATCAAATACTAAAGCTCTTATAAAAAGTAGATTGACACAAGTCAATCAAATAGTTTACGTGCACTCATGACTGATAAACTGGAAAACCCGGAATTGTTATAAACTACTCAAAGAAAGACAGGAGCCATGACCAACATTTTTGTAGCAAGCATTTTAATAAGGACATGAAGTGAAGGTCTAGCTGTGTCTTTGAATGGGTCTCCCACTCTGCAAAACAAACAAGAGGATATCATTTTTGAGAATTCAGAGACTGGTAAATGATTGACAGAATATTAGATAAATCATAATGACGAAAACAATAAGAACTTGGTCAAATCTACTGCCACAGTACCACTAGACATCTCCAAATTAACAGAAAAAGGAGGACATCAGGACTTACATGTCTCCTGTAATTGCAGCCTTATGACAATCACTTCCTTTGCCTCCGGATAGTATCCAAATATCCGGAACGCAATACCTGCAAGGGATTCAAGCAATAATTATTCCTTCATGATCTAATTAATATGGAAGCAACAACAAACTTATCTCCACTCCATGCCCAAATTTATAAAAACATAATTGACCCACCAACTGCTATTGTTGAAGCTGATGATAAATGTACAGGGACCAAATATTCAAAATCAGATCGATCATTTGTCTCTCTCTAGTCGTTTCTATAACAGttaacaaaatgaaagaaaacacCTATAGGCATTACAGGATTTCCCAATCTATCTAAAGTTCTAAACTATACCTAATAACAAATATACTCGACAAGTTACAGTTCAAGTGTGTGGCAAATGAATTAAACCCTTGAGCTCTATTTGCTAACACAGCTAAGTTAAATCAggcaaagagaaaaattaagtgTCATAGCTAGTAATATTTACCTATCTTTTGATGCAGTGATAACCACCGGTAGAAGTTTGGAACAAGTAATTTCTGATCCCATAACAGGGGCAAGTAGGGAAATTACATGTAGAATGGTCATCCGATACAAATAGTGAGGGTTGTTAATCATTTCCAAAACCTGTCAACAGATTGCCAGATTTAAACAAGAGTAACAAATGACTCAGCCTAAAGGTACCTAACTAGACCTTAGTGCTATAAAACTACAAACCTAGTCATAGATACATTTTAGTCCAatctaaaataagaaaagaatagaAACCTGTGGGACTATATGCTGCATGGCCCAATCAGGACCAAATTCTTCTGCAAGGCGCTTCACATTATTAGCAGCTGCATCACGTATTGAGTAAACCTACCATCAACAACAATTTTGTCAGTAAATTTCAAAAAAGAGGTTTCCCAGCCTATACTGCATGACAGATTACTGCCATTTCAATATTTTAAAACCAGAGGAAGTTGTTAACCACCAGATAAGATTCCCATGTTTTTACTTCTAGACAAGTAAAAGTAAATATAAGGTAACAAAATTCTTTCTGATGATGAAATAGAAAGAACAAAAAGCAGAAGCATCaagttctttttcttcttcttcttggcttTCTGAAAGCAATAAGCATGAGATGTCaaaaaattatttatcaatCTCAAAGGCTGCACAAACCTTATCATTTAACCACTGCATGCAAAGAGAACCAAGCTTATCATCGAAAAACCCCACACCCAACTGACTTGCCAATAAAGGGATATATTCTATTATCGCAAGCCGAACCCTCCAATGTCTATCCTCTGCCAGTTCCACAATTGCTGGCAGTAGAGACTGGGACAGCAGATCAATTCCAATTCCCTGCACCAGGTAAATTACCAAGAACGGCTCAAATTCAATGGGAAAACATAAACCAATATCCTTAAGACAATAGTCTGTTGAATAATTTAACAGTGGTTGCGGGCAAAACCATACCTGGTTGACTTGCTCAAGCTTGCTAATAATGTTCAGCCGGACATCTGGAAACTCATCTTTGACAAGAGAAAGGAAAATAGGCAGCAGTTGCTCTATGGTTGCATCCTGCAACCACCAACAGAAAATGAATTAATATAAGGATCAGGAGAGCATGGTTagttttatgaattatatagaaAAGTCAACAGAAGATTCTTGCCTTTCCTAAAACTGGTGCCATTCCCATTATCACTGAAGCCAATGCAGAGCGAACGTGCTGGGATGAATCTGTTGACAATTCCTATAGCAAGCAAACTTTATAAGTTATAAAGCTAAAGTCACACATCAGAACTGCATCAAGACTAATCAAACAaactatttaaaacaaaatataagttAAGATGTGTACCTTAACAAATGGTAGGATTTGCTGAACGGCAAGTTCTGGGTCCAAAATTCGGCAAAACTTGGTTACTTTTCCTGCAGCAGCAATCCGCACCTCAGCCTCATTATCGCGAAGAAGTCGAACATAGGCAGGCACCAGGTCTGACCTAAAGAATGTCAACATCACAACAACCATCAATTAGAAGTCAACTGGCAAGTTCTCAAACTATTACTAAGATGGTGACTCAAATCACaaatataaatatcaagaaaaCTATTATCTCATGGTCCAACTTGAAACTATATAGCCAAAAGAAAACTAGTCGTGCACAGTATAGTAATAAGTCATAcaaatgaaaaaataagcaGGGATAGATACAGAGATAAGATAGTATATTGGCAGTGGGATACCTTGTATATGAGACTGTAATTCACTTGCTATAACAGttaacaaaatgaaagaaaacacCTATAGGCATTACAGGATTTCCCAATCTATCTAAATTATACCTAATAACAAATATACTCGACAAGTTACAGTTCAAGTGTGTGGCAAATGAATTAAACCCTTGAGCTCTATTTGCTAACACAGCAGCCAAATTACGAAAGCTAGTGTGCTATGAGCCAATGTGTATGTACCTTTTTACGGCCAGCAGCGAGCAGATCGGTACGGCTCTTGTCCTTGTCCATCCGATCCATTCCGTTCTTGCTCCCCACTGTGACTCCCCATAATCACCGCGGCCACGTCTCAATCACCATTAAACTCCGCTTTCTCCACCTTCAACACAAACACCATTACATTTGCATAAACACTCGACTTGTTCATTCATAAAAATGCACAGAAATAGCAGACAACCATAACTTAAGCTGAGCTTCGTGCTCAAAATCACAACAAATTAGGTTTCAATTCGATTGGAACGTAGCATCAATATGAAATCTGATTCAGAAGATCTAGAACCTGATTCGTAAACTGAATCAAGGAGAAAGTTGTACCTGGATTTAGCACCAGCTCGATCTCGTGGTTTTGGTGCGAATTGCTTAATTCTAGTCTCTTAGgcccttctctctttctcttctctcttgtCTCTGGTTGGGACTGTGGGGACGTGTGGTTGCTTCCCTTGGATCCAACGCAACCTTCGTTTTCCCTTGGTCCGATGATCTCGATCGATGGAGGGGTGGCCGGGGTTTTATTCTTCATCGCTTGGGCTATCTTTTGGTGGTGGAGGTGTCAAAAGTCGACGACTGGAAGTCGAGCTTTCCAGCGTGACAGAGAGAAGGTGAGacgaagagagagagcagagagaAAGAGGCATGTGCGGCTgaaagaggaagaaggagaaaatgaGAAAGGCTAgggtgagagtgagagagagtgatTTTCAGCTGGAGGCGGACTGGGTGTTTTGCTCGATGGAATGGAGAGGGAACGAGTTGAAAGAGTATTAGTGTTAAAAGTATAAGTCAAACCCTAACTAAAGTCAGCTATTCattgtatcaaaaaaaaaaaaaatctaaaactcagacgacatcaaATAAAATGCATTGTCTGAAACTCATGTAACAATAGacaaattaaaaaccattgtctgaacaACTTAAATCAAACAACATCTTTCAGTAGCCATTGACTTACAagatatcagacaacagacacctaataacagttgtgtgactgaaaataatcagacaacagcaaaaatcaaccattgtataaatgaaccttggacaacatcacataataactgttgtctgaattaattcattcagacaacatcaaaaaaataaaccattgtctgaaatgatattgcacaagagccaagaaaaaactgttgtctaattcgaaaactcagacgacacaatatttcttgctgtcgtctgattaaatcagacgacagttaaaatgtttgctgtcgtctgatatgtgttgtctgattccgaaattggtgtagtgctTTTAGCCACAAATCACTCTTAAGACTTGACCCTAAGGCTGTTAATGGGTCAAGTCGTGTATCAACACTATatcacaaaatatattttacttCATTTAACCCCAAATTACTCTCAGGACCCAGTCGGCCGGTCCCACCACATCACACGATATTGCACGTGTGTGATACTTGTATCATCAAAGCACATGTCCACTCTACTTTACTCAAAATCACAAGATTGCATTTTCATCTACTAGAGATACAAATAAAAGAGCAAAATACCTATATAAATAATGAAGATCAGTATATGAATGTAAAAATAACAAAGTATATGGCGAGGAATTTATGGAAATAATAAAGAAACCAGTGGGTTTTGGGCTTTGATAATGAAGcgaggcccaaccaaaattttagACAAGAaactagttttttatttttttttaagaaaaaaaaactattttgtGTTCAATTTTGGCTTCTTAATTGAGTACAACGACTCTTATAACAATTATAAGATGTAATTTGGATAGTCATGTAAAATATACATTGTACTCAAGCATAAGAACAAACTAACATATGCAAAATATTGATAAAGAAAACTAAACTGGAAAAGACATGCTTGATCTTCTCCTCTGAGCAATCTGATGAATGCAATCTCAGTAATAGGGTAGAGAACTTATATGCATGGGTGATTGGCGGAGCAGGGATTAAGGTCCATATATTGGCTTTAACGATTAGATGCCTCCCATAAAGGTTTCCTAATCCCATTACATCTAGGCCAACATTTTTACtgttccatatgcaagtagggaTCCTCATTATCCAAGCAACCCTTTGATCAGTACTGATATCAACATGAAACATTCATCATTTTAATGTGTTAAAGTTTGAATAGAATTcattttttgaaatttgaaataaaaaggacaagtttgaTCAACTTACCTTTTGAATTAGAATTAAAGAGGTCATTGAAGGGATAAGTCTAAACAACTTACCTTTTCAATTTGAACTGAAGTGGTGTCTAAAACATTATATAAACCTAACAGGTCTTCCTCTCTAGATACACAATAATATTTCCTTCCTTTCCTTCAGAGAGAAAAACATTTGGTGCGTTTGCTAGAATCCAAGGTCTGGTGCTAGGCCCTTGGATTATCAATAGTTGTATCGTGGTGGTCAGAAGCCTAACAAACTACAAGCACTAAGTAGGGGCAAAATTCTGTCTAAAGGACATTGCCAATCTGCAAGCCTCTTTCGAATCACAAGTCAGTCCTCTTGCAATTACAATTCCTTTATTTCATATGCATGTTGTGCATTGTAATCTATATACTATTGTATAAATTATCAttgtaattacttatatatattgTAACAAGTATATTTTCAATTCATTGATACAACTCTGATATaatgaacacttaaccagtttgggaatgacctttgtatgggttagagagatacccaatatcaggaAAACCTTCTAAAACACACGTTGTTTTGGGATATGGTTacaggacgcaggccagtgttggcggcttTCCTAGTGTGTGATTGTCCGAAtctatcatctctttgtagagatagaacaagtccatatcaatcatacatctcaagtatcgaaagatatcttttaatttacaccaatctaatggcgtcgtgttgacgcaaagctataccttagctaacaagttcactgcaaatgagatgtccggtcttgtgcattgatctaattacaataatgcgcctattgtactcaagtaaggcacttctgcctctagcacatcttcgtcatcatccttcagatgaATAGTattcttttcaggatcaagactacggacgatcatgggggtgcttaaaGGTttaaccttgtcaaaatgcctaagcatctatcaacacgatgctcaagttccaaaccgagacataatcatgttctcccaaaatccttcatctcaaactcggatttcaagtgtttagcggtttcccttaactctttaagggcttccaatgaagatcgtgtccaacatgaactgcgatggaatccgaaacttgttatggaatcgcatgggcatatcccttcccaatcaagtagtcatcttagtgagcgttttaaccttattgtaaacgtgctctgtggtctagagccacatgacttgggtaaatgaagttcaccatgaaccttcatatatattccgtatctagatccccatagagatacgtagtgaccacattcgtaagctgcatgttctgtcatttggaaactaccactctgacagggtagtggagtgcaatgacatctattacgagagaatatatctcatcgtagtcgattccagggcgttttgtgagaagccttgcgccataaagcgtgattgccatctctttttctcatcacactttctaatgaagacccattagtcaataggttttatgttaagaggtgttggcatcactggctcgaaaaccttcctcttcgttagagaatccaacttaacctagatcgcatcttttcatttaggccaaatctctctacgttggcattcattcatcaatggagcatggttcgatatcattggactTAACacactcatgcgcaacgaaatgcacgattacatcatcaattatgatggagtttctatcgcacgtctcatgtacactagtgtaattttcataaagctctatattcttaggaatgggttctgacattgaggcgttccccaacgataaccataacccgaaagattctcatgagatggattttgagtgtcaatgatccaaggattaggttgtgccaaagcatccttcaaacccatgggcctcccacgcatcttagctggggccatggcttgTAACACCAGAGTGTCACTTTCTTTGGTGTTGGCTCCAtacctacctctgtgtagggtggcgctacgtcctctcgtagagacgtacttccttgcaggcatatttgcaccAAATGTGTGATGTCGTCACTTTCGTagagatcgagatgagacatagtggggacaggccatgacaattcatgttgttcctgctgaacattcgtgttcttatctccccctaacgacgagaagactgtctcatcaaagtgacatccacaaatggcggtaaggagatcgcctagcaagggcattaagtggaggACGAtagttggaatctcaaatccaacgtagttgcccattcatctgtaaggacctatcatagggCATTGtagcggcacaattggcacataaattgcatactcaaatatgcgtaagtacgatacttgtacccagttactagctgtaacgcagaggtagatttagtggtggtgggtcgtaaacaaattagcatagctgcatgcgatattgcatcatcccaagcagatataaggagattggtgcgcattaccaatgtccggacaaACATCGCAGTCATTTTCGCGAGACCATtagggtgtgttcatgggaatataatgtccaacatcagccacaatgcaataaccatcgaaagtctgcgatgtaaactctctagcattgtcaagtccaattgagcgaataggatgatccggggagtgagcccgttttTGTATGATATATGCCAGGAGTGTAGCGTAAGTagcatttacaagtggacaatgacacaacacatgaccagcttgtttgcatgtcaactagcatcatgagatatttaaacatccgcaagttggttgaactagtccacggattctatgtaagaacataatgagtatttttatatcctttgcataggatggtctcagtcctaattccttaaggaatgggctttgtaaaacgagcgagaggctttagaagtaaccaatgaggattttggttgggcctaagagtctgaaacgctatttgaagcaagttggtgattacaacaatacctggggcaccatcaccatgatggacgccatccatggcgtcatggatagggactactcCAGctctaggctggtggtggactgaggcggtgccctaggcagtagagttggtcacacttagtccaggaatcaacttttgattcatgcttcatttcatttaagagaaaggatgtccgtgtgaagtctttagaagacggatcatcatatcatgactaggatgaactatcctgtcatgacaaagccaatatgtgtctaaatccaagagatcttatctcataactttattggatttaatagctcgaatagtgacatagagtctactagagagacacataaacttctctaagatgcgcttttgtTCGCACTCATTAGAGGTGttacaaaggaactcatttccgttctctacatgcgttttcgcatggaatccgttggctattcatatgtGCAATTTgacctaggagcgtagagagttttgtgatagtaatcaaggtgccatttggcaaggggaacttgggctattccatgtccttgaattaatattgatgacccagccatcgtagtcacaaaagtaatatggagtcataatgaaaagaactcaaaattttattcataagtcaaCGGAGTTAcgtcattgtctctttgaccaaagaaaagctaatccaaaatgctagctaatgcaaaacaatggtagttgtctaacttctttcggtaattccaaaataaatgtgaccaggtgagtagagagatgtcggtggagtaaggctcgcttaagtaccactaatctcagaaccttcctagacatcacacttactttgggtgagccttctttgaagaaagactaaaccattggcaattactacaaaaatatatggcaattgcctattacatctcttggaaaaataaagacttaaacagaattggcgatctattgatcccagccagatttgtagtctttaacccttcactctaaatcatcatcttgatcttcttgtttcaCATTGTGAGCTTCtgttgcttcacaatatgctttgtaggtggtgacattttcttcacgagctctacaaatgtgtgcccaatgaccaaaTACTCTacatcaagaacatacatctctttactcaaactccattgattgaggcgctttgaaagcgtcatttagatggttcttagtgttggtggcgccaccaacatggccagaggcgttgcctccctctcccTTTCCATGTGGACCTCTTCGGTTCAGTGTTCGcttattttggcggttaccttcccaagtagagcgattatatgaacCAGAACGTTCAGaaatatccctaagattagggttttgttcttggcgccctctcttaggggcgcgactataattggattccagaatatgctttgtttccacgaatctcgaattatagttcttcacaaggatgttgtcatgcttttcagcgacattcatagctccaataagctcatgaaaccttgtgatccgtcctgcagtaacatcgattcgatagttcttagaaaccatcaatgcagagacaagGAAGgcagagagagtcttctcaatcaacatcacatgtgtgatctctttaccacagaattccattaaggatttaatgcgcagtgccactatgccaaaaaccttATCAAACGACGGGCCAAAACCGTGGTGTGATTTGGAGTGTGATCGATGTAGAGCGAGCCGTTatctgatgaaaaatcaaacaatggtggaacacagttgtctgagaaacagACAGGCCATGGGTAtttgttataactgttgtgtgatggctTGACAGATGGCTCAGAGATGCCATGCGCAGCTACGCAGCAATTGAAGCGCtaccttcagacaacagtgcttggGTTCAagttgttgtatgttaagcatatcagacaacatacttttattttttgtgttgtctgattgatcctcaaacttcagtgcttggactatatctgttgtatgatcaacATTTGGGACAACAGAATTCAatttcttctgttgtctaattAAAATTGCGACAACAGAGTTTAATTACTTCTATTGTGTGAGTGCAGATTAGAAGacagtgatttgttaaaaaccgatgtgcaTATGAATGATTGGAATGTGATTTgtcccatttttggccattcagacaacgggcagTTATCATTATAtctattctgttgtctgattatttgaatATCCCGTTCCTGAATTAAATTAtgcatttgatccatttacataccaaatataaacattgcaaaccatcattccaaaccactaatcattgaacccaacattttaaacaagaaaagcattctagtgcatgcccatctacttgggacatcaaaaagctgatacatacatatatatatatatatatatatatatccattgttccaaaacatgcaacacatagtgcatgacaatgtaccaacagagaagcacaaaaagatGTTTTCCTTAGCGAAAATGGTCCAGCAACAAGCGCGTTACTTCATGGTTCATGCAcatgtgttgacaacaaacttctctcactcatttcgcacttgatcagTATCCGCTTGGGTGTATTGGCTGCTACCTCTCTtcccctctctctttccttttcttcttcttctcaacatTATCCTCGGCAGGTTTatagaataagaaaataaatgtaagGTATATATCATAAATATATGCTATATATCTAAAGAGTAAATATCTTCAAACAAATGAACTTTTATCAAAGTAGCTGGGTTGAATTATACTGAGTTCTAACCTTGACCTGTGATTTTATGACCAAGTGTTTAGGCCATGCTACCCAACTCCCCAACGCCTGCTTCActgtttcaatttcatctttcaCAGGAAACaacacttttgctttttcctcaAGTGCGGCATAAATAGAAACGCGCATATTAGCATGCCCTAGTGGAATGCCATGAACAAGCTAGGAAAGACAAAGCAACATGTTCAACAGAACCTATATATTGCCAACTTGCATTCAACCTCAGCTACCTTTAACAAAAAAGTGGACCAAAAAACAAGATTTATAGCTGTTGCCTATGTATGTTTGCAATAGAACAGATTTAAAAGAATAAGATGCAAGCTTCAGACGTTTTCAGAAAACTGGTAACAATCAAACTTTGATATTTTCCAGTTCATTATTAGCCCATATATCACAATCAAGAAAGCTAGGGACTGCAAGTACCAGAATAGAGGTTGTCCCAGAGTCTTAATATTCAAAAAACTTAAACAAGACTCTGGAACACTAAATAATGAGGATGCAGCTCACTCTCTTACCTTAGGATTTACAGGTTTTGTTCTCATATCATGCTTGCACACGGGGCCGCATGTCCCCCATTTTGTTAGCCATGAGTCCACACAGCTTGAATGAAATTCTACAAGTAACTCTCAAATGGTTATGGAAATATTTAAACTTCGAATGACAAGGTAAGAAAGTACTGCTAACTTATATGACGTCCCTATTACTACTACCAGTTGGCAATATACTGGAAAAGAAAAGACGATATAATATAACACTTTCATGTTACTCACATTCAGTTGAACATCTATCACAAGCTCAGAAACAGAGTTTGATGCTCTTGAATATGAACCTGGATCTTCTTCCTTCTCAACAGTCAGGCAGATCAAGATATTTTAATTAAAGCTCTTgctgacataaaaaaaaataaagatctGAAGATATTCTATTCAAAATGACTGTTTCAATTACAAACTTCGACCACTGAAGATATTCTAGGTATAGGGTTGGAAAGCTTGGCTGATTGAGACTCTTATCTACCTATACGtgttcttgtgtgtgtgtgtgtgtttttttgttttgtttttttttttttttcaaacgtAGAAAAAGATACCAATTAGTAACCcagaaaaacacaaaaacacaagcAATCAGAAAATACTAAAAGCCAGCCCCACTTCACAACATCCAACTGATTCATCATAATAGAAGAGATGGATTGGTCCCTAGAACAGCAGCAACTGgagcaaataaataaataatacacTTGATCCTAAAGCCATTCCACTCCCAACATCTCTTCCCATTTTCTATCACCCATTTTTAGGTAATTCATAATTCCAGACATCGTCAGAAGTTTAGGGCATAAGACTAATGTAGCTTATATACAAAATAGAAATATTAGTTACCTCAACTTCAAGACCTTTTCTTTTGCATAAAGCTTTAAGAGCAGCATCGCATCTAACCACAAGTTCCTATTCTTGACACAAATATAAAAAATGCTTGCAGAAAAGTGCTTTATATGTGTGGGCTGGGAATATATCTATGTTCCTAGCAGAAATAAAGATGCTAACAGTTCAAGCAAATCTTATGTAAAACAAAACTGAGATACGGATAATAATGACCAT
This portion of the Rosa chinensis cultivar Old Blush chromosome 1, RchiOBHm-V2, whole genome shotgun sequence genome encodes:
- the LOC112198714 gene encoding serine/threonine-protein phosphatase 2A 65 kDa regulatory subunit A beta isoform, with amino-acid sequence MVVVMLTFFRSDLVPAYVRLLRDNEAEVRIAAAGKVTKFCRILDPELAVQQILPFVKELSTDSSQHVRSALASVIMGMAPVLGKDATIEQLLPIFLSLVKDEFPDVRLNIISKLEQVNQGIGIDLLSQSLLPAIVELAEDRHWRVRLAIIEYIPLLASQLGVGFFDDKLGSLCMQWLNDKVYSIRDAAANNVKRLAEEFGPDWAMQHIVPQVLEMINNPHYLYRMTILHVISLLAPVMGSEITCSKLLPVVITASKDRYCVPDIWILSGGKGSDCHKAAITGDIVGDPFKDTARPSLHVLIKMLATKMLVMAPVFL